GCACTGTATGTTGTAAATCATTTGTCAGGAAAAGCAGTTTATCTTGTCAGAAGCTGACTAATGCAGgggagaagccatacagctgcaatgtctgtggcaaatcattcatacagagaggtaaactaaccgaacatatgcggacccatacaggcgagaagccatacatgtgcaatgtctgtggcaaatcattcacaacgaaaggcactCTAAccagtcatatgcggacccatacaggcgagttGCCTTACAGGTGCAATATCTGTAGCAAATCATTTATTAAGAAAGGCATTCttaccgatcatatgcggacccatacaggcgataagccatacaactgcaatatctgtggtaaatcattcatacagagaggtctACTAACCatacatatgcggacccatacaggcgagaagccatacagatgcaatgtctgtagcaagtcattcatggAGAAAGGCATTCTAaacggtcatatgcggacccatacaggcgagaagccatacagttgcaatatctgtggcaaatcattcatacagagaggtaaactaaccgtacatatgcggacccatacaggcgagaagccatacaactgcaatgtctgtagcaaatcatttaCAACGAAaagcaatctgaccgatcatatgtgtaaccatacaggtgagaagccatacagctgcgatatctgtggcaaatcattcatacagagaggtaaactaacccaacacatgcggacccatacaggcgagaagccttacagttgcaatgtctgtttcaaatcattcacaacgaaaggcagtctcaCCGATCATATGCGtaaccatacaggcgagaagccatacagctgcaatatctgtggcaaatcattcataacgAGAAGTAAAATAAGCGAACATATGCGtacacatacaggcgagaagccttacagctgcattgtctgtggcaaatcattcacaacgaaaggcagtttGACCgttcatatgcgtacccatacaggcgagaaggtatacagatgcaatgtctgtagcaaatcattcataatgagaggtaaactaaccgaacatatgccgacCCATAGAGGCGAGatgccttacagctgcaatgtctgtgacgaatcattcataaagagagacaaactaaccgaacatatgcggacccatataTGCGGGAAGCCTTAAGCGGCAATGTCTGtaacaaatcattcacaacgaaaggcagtctgaccgatcatatgcgtaaccatacaggcgagaagctatacagttgcaatatctgtggcaaaacattcacaaagaaaggcaaactaaccgaacgtttgcggagccatacaggcgagtcataaagagaggcaaaataaccgatcatatgtggacccatacaggcgagaagccaaatattgcaatgtctgtggcaaatcattcatacagaaaggctttctaaccggtcatatggggacccatacaggcgggaagccatacagctacaatgtctgtggcaaatcattcatatagagaggcaaacttaccgagcatatgcggaaccatacaggtgagtcataaagagaggcaaactaaccgatcatatggggacccatacaggcgagaagccaaacaactgcaatgtctgtggcaaatcattcacaaagaaaggcagtcttacctaactgttcatatgcggacacacacagaaaaggagccatactgttacaaagtttattccactgaagcacaacttgtaggattccagcaagatatagcagatatcctggagtcaggaggtcaattggactgtatcgcgactgacctgtctaaggcatttgatagggtagatcatgggagactactggcaaaaatgagtgcaattggactagataaaagagtgactgaataggtggccaggttttagaaaatagaactcagagaattagagtaggtgaagctttatctggccctgtaaaaattaagaggggaattcctcaaggcagtattattggacctttatgttttcttatatatatcaatgatatgtgtaaagaagtggaatcagagataaggcttttcgcagatgatgttattctatacagagtaataaataagttacaagattgtgagcaactgcaaaaatgatcccgataatgttgtcgggttgttgccttTTCAGATTAAAGCTTGCAAATGAGTTGTTTTCATtaagtaatggctactataccccacccatatccgatccctccttcaacgataacgccccttcctccccaacatcaataaccgaaccactgCAGACGGtagtgaaccgtactgccgaaccttacccccaccactaccacgtgaaagggtttgagagcggcataggtcctacccttccgaggacccggctcagactgaatacttttgccctccacttgcgtgggcgcgctgttgtacatcacgtcacccaccctaagcccacgtgacgaatacggcagctcctattggtagaaacatctcctgattgctattggtcgatttgagtttgacaacttggaccacgcgggacgaccacgtttttgacgtttgtgacattttgcttttctttgatttgtatgcgtatatctgttatcttcgtttgcgtgtttgaagaaaaagtacaagatatttgaggtaagcatccttactgttgttgttttactaatctcctcaggccagaacatgaaaacataccacaccaaggcaaatcaatttccgataatttgaaacataagtgcggccagtattcgggagataggttcgaaccccactatcggcagcccggaaaatggttttctgtggcttcccattttcacaccaggcaaatgctggggctgtaccttaattaaggccacggctgcttccttcccattcctaggcctttcctgtcccatcatcgtcgtaaga
This DNA window, taken from Anabrus simplex isolate iqAnaSimp1 chromosome X, ASM4041472v1, whole genome shotgun sequence, encodes the following:
- the LOC136886703 gene encoding zinc finger protein 33B-like; amino-acid sequence: MWSHTGENRNCCNVCGDSFSWKKLADHMGFHTGNKPHLCTVCCKSFVRKSSLSCQKLTNAGEKPYSCNVCGKSFIQRGKLTEHMRTHTGEKPYMCNVCGKSFTTKGTLTSHMRTHTGELPYRCNICSKSFIKKGILTDHMRTHTGDKPYNCNICGKSFIQRGLLTIHMRTHTGEKPYRCNVCSKSFMEKGILNGHMRTHTGEKPYSCNICGKSFIQRGKLTVHMRTHTGEKPYNCNVCSKSFTTKSNLTDHMCNHTGEKPYSCDICGKSFIQRGKLTQHMRTHTGEKPYSCNVCFKSFTTKGSLTDHMRNHTGEKPYSCNICGKSFITRSKISEHMRTHTGEKPYSCIVCGKSFTTKGSLTVHMRTHTGEKVYRCNVCSKSFIMRGKLTEHMPTHRGEMPYSCNVCDESFIKRDKLTEHMRTHICGKP